The Amycolatopsis mongoliensis genome includes a window with the following:
- a CDS encoding wax ester/triacylglycerol synthase domain-containing protein, translated as MTRTSNAPPPAVDRASATDRAFLAMDTADVPEQFGVILRFGPDSGFDLARVRKLIAERVPAVPRLRRLLVRTPFGGGGPIWVDDDGFDIRHHVRAVECPAPGDEQALLETAVSLVETPLRRDAPLWSVVLVTGLAGGEAAVVIVLHHVLADGVGGLAVLGTLVDGGAGAPGMPFPRPRPTAGALVREAFLGRLRALRRGRQAVRALRTSLAAGGGLHPPRATPCSLVRPTGRHHRLAVVRADLGTLRSAAHRLGASANDAVLVAVAGALHRLLAARGELVDTFVITVPVSGRRADSGAALGNMVSPMLVAVPGTGDVAGRLQRVAAEVRANKAAATGPPPIAVLGAGFRLLAALGGYRWYMNHQRRMHTLVSHVRGPAVPVTFGGVPIASAIPVGVGDGGNMTVFFEVLSYAGTLAVSVVADRDHFPDLGTLADGLRAELALVAGADQA; from the coding sequence ATGACCCGGACCAGCAACGCCCCGCCGCCGGCCGTCGACCGCGCGAGTGCCACCGATCGCGCGTTCCTCGCCATGGACACCGCCGACGTGCCGGAGCAGTTCGGCGTGATCCTGCGGTTCGGCCCGGACAGCGGGTTCGACCTGGCGCGGGTCCGGAAGCTGATCGCCGAGCGCGTCCCGGCCGTCCCGCGGCTGCGCCGGCTGCTCGTCCGGACACCGTTCGGGGGTGGTGGGCCGATCTGGGTCGACGACGACGGCTTCGACATCCGCCACCACGTCCGCGCGGTGGAGTGCCCCGCACCGGGGGACGAGCAGGCGCTGCTGGAGACCGCCGTGTCGCTGGTCGAAACGCCGCTGCGGCGGGACGCGCCGTTGTGGTCGGTGGTGCTGGTGACCGGTCTGGCCGGCGGGGAAGCCGCGGTGGTGATCGTGCTGCACCACGTCCTCGCGGACGGCGTCGGTGGTCTCGCGGTCCTGGGCACCCTGGTGGACGGGGGCGCCGGGGCACCCGGGATGCCCTTTCCGCGGCCCCGGCCCACAGCAGGAGCCCTGGTCCGAGAGGCTTTCCTGGGCAGGCTGCGCGCCCTGCGCCGGGGCCGGCAGGCCGTCCGGGCGCTGCGGACCTCCCTGGCCGCCGGCGGTGGTCTGCACCCACCGCGGGCGACCCCGTGCTCGCTGGTCCGGCCGACCGGGCGGCACCATCGGCTGGCGGTCGTCCGGGCCGACCTCGGGACCCTCAGGTCGGCCGCGCACCGGCTCGGCGCGTCGGCGAACGACGCCGTCCTGGTCGCGGTGGCCGGAGCGCTGCACCGGCTGCTGGCGGCGAGAGGCGAGCTCGTCGACACGTTCGTGATCACCGTGCCGGTGTCGGGCCGCCGCGCGGACAGCGGTGCCGCGCTCGGCAACATGGTCAGCCCGATGCTCGTGGCGGTCCCCGGCACCGGCGACGTGGCCGGGCGGCTCCAGCGGGTCGCGGCCGAGGTCCGGGCGAACAAGGCGGCCGCGACCGGGCCGCCCCCGATCGCCGTGCTGGGTGCGGGGTTCCGGTTGCTGGCGGCACTCGGCGGCTACCGGTGGTACATGAACCACCAGCGCCGGATGCACACGCTGGTCAGCCACGTGCGCGGGCCCGCCGTGCCGGTCACCTTCGGGGGCGTCCCGATCGCTTCGGCGATCCCGGTCGGGGTGGGCGACGGCGGGAACATGACGGTCTTCTTCGAGGTGCTCTCCTACGCCGGCACGCTGGCCGTTTCGGTGGTCGCGGACCGGGACCACTTCCCGGACCTCGGCACGCTGGCCGACGGCCTGCGCGCCGAACTGGCCCTGGTGGCCGGTGCGGACCAGGCGTAG
- a CDS encoding nitroreductase/quinone reductase family protein, with protein MTTSTDRAPGLAGADLLIDRFLPEFDVTLIEHVVVEAEVGRTWQAVRDLDLTRVHTPLMDAAMFVRGVPAGVARRFGRAGPAEQPAELKLFGPGTGLPGWLSLGEAPGQEVVLGAIGRFWQPDIEWYDVTGMTPEQFAGFTEPGWGRIAAGFSLRPYGTGRTLVSYEARTATDDPASARRFSRYWSFVRPFVRIVMRATLARIREDAESVGASRTEEAPAANPIHRWERWLYRGGRPHPVARVLNRGAALAYSAGVLPHRLVTLEVPGRRSGKLVTVPLVVADHEGERYLVAMLGADAQWVRNVRAAHGDVVLRHGTAEDVHLEEVPVELRAPVLRRYLACAPGGRAHIPVDRRAPIEEFARIAPDIPVFRVVARQAES; from the coding sequence ATGACCACTTCCACCGACCGCGCGCCCGGACTTGCCGGCGCGGACCTGCTGATCGACCGGTTCCTGCCGGAGTTCGACGTGACGCTGATCGAGCACGTCGTCGTCGAAGCCGAGGTCGGCCGGACCTGGCAGGCTGTCCGTGATCTCGATCTGACGCGGGTGCACACGCCCCTGATGGACGCGGCGATGTTCGTGCGGGGCGTCCCCGCCGGGGTGGCCCGGCGGTTCGGGCGGGCCGGGCCCGCCGAGCAGCCCGCCGAGCTGAAGCTCTTCGGCCCGGGCACCGGACTGCCGGGCTGGCTGTCGCTGGGGGAAGCCCCCGGACAGGAGGTCGTGCTCGGCGCGATCGGGCGGTTCTGGCAACCGGACATCGAGTGGTACGACGTGACGGGGATGACGCCCGAGCAGTTCGCCGGGTTCACCGAGCCGGGCTGGGGCCGGATCGCGGCGGGGTTCTCCCTGCGTCCGTACGGCACCGGCCGCACCCTGGTCTCCTACGAGGCGCGCACCGCCACGGACGACCCCGCCTCGGCGCGCCGGTTCTCGCGCTACTGGTCGTTCGTGCGGCCGTTCGTGCGGATCGTCATGCGGGCCACCCTGGCCAGGATCCGCGAGGACGCCGAATCCGTGGGCGCGAGCCGCACGGAGGAGGCACCGGCGGCGAACCCGATCCACCGGTGGGAACGGTGGCTCTACCGCGGCGGCCGGCCCCATCCGGTGGCCCGGGTGCTGAACCGGGGCGCGGCCCTGGCGTATTCGGCCGGTGTGCTGCCGCACCGGCTGGTCACCCTGGAGGTGCCCGGCCGGCGCTCGGGCAAGCTCGTCACGGTCCCGCTGGTGGTGGCCGACCACGAGGGCGAGCGCTATCTCGTGGCGATGCTCGGCGCGGACGCCCAGTGGGTGCGCAACGTCCGCGCGGCACACGGGGACGTGGTGCTGCGGCACGGGACCGCCGAGGACGTTCACCTCGAAGAGGTGCCCGTGGAGCTGCGCGCACCGGTGCTGCGCCGCTACCTGGCCTGCGCGCCGGGAGGCCGTGCCCACATCCCGGTCGACCGCCGGGCACCGATCGAGGAGTTCGCCCGGATCGCCCCGGACATTCCGGTCTTCCGCGTCGTGGCCCGGCAGGCCGAATCCTGA
- a CDS encoding flavodoxin domain-containing protein, with product MDVLVAYATKNGSTREVAEAIAAALHEHAAGVELRPASQARESPAGRDLVVLGGALYSGRWHRDAHRFLKRHRRELTAGVPLAVFGMGPRTGDEEAWRRSRAQLDRALAKRSWVNPVAVAVFGGVDPPGRTKRERRDMRDWDAIRDWARQVLEQARRRAEPGGPPRSRPADG from the coding sequence ATGGACGTCCTGGTGGCGTACGCGACCAAGAACGGCTCGACGCGAGAGGTCGCCGAGGCGATCGCCGCGGCACTTCACGAACACGCCGCAGGCGTCGAGCTGCGCCCGGCGAGCCAGGCCCGGGAATCACCGGCCGGCCGCGACCTCGTCGTGCTGGGCGGTGCGCTGTACTCCGGACGCTGGCACCGCGACGCCCACCGGTTCCTCAAGCGGCACCGCCGGGAGCTCACCGCCGGTGTGCCGCTCGCGGTGTTCGGGATGGGGCCGCGTACCGGTGACGAGGAGGCCTGGCGGCGCTCCCGCGCCCAGCTCGACCGGGCGCTGGCCAAACGAAGCTGGGTGAACCCGGTCGCCGTCGCCGTGTTCGGCGGCGTCGATCCACCGGGGCGGACGAAGCGGGAACGACGGGACATGCGGGACTGGGACGCCATCCGGGACTGGGCTCGCCAGGTGCTCGAGCAGGCACGGAGGCGAGCGGAGCCGGGTGGTCCTCCGCGTTCGCGACCCGCCGACGGGTGA
- a CDS encoding glycoside hydrolase family 32 protein — protein MVRSARVLLVVLLTASALLGPVVPATAGTAWEYPEFPYPATTYQEPFRGQFHFSSQSGWMNDPNGLVFANGLYHFFYQHNPHGLEWDTMHWGHATSPDLVHWTQKPIALEPGVHPGTLFSGGGVVDRDNTSGLKTGPLDPIVVFSGTNGVSIFVSNDNGRSFQAYDKGRKQIEIPEESRDPKVIRDDARGQWVMVVWSNRGGNGVDVYTSPDLLHWTFGSRYAADWLFECPDLFPLPLAGDRRWVLTSATGEYVVGTFDGTTFRTERPQPKKMNLGTTYAGGTFYAAETFTGAPDGRMVQMAWQGGNRGSSWTGNATFPVALGLVDTPDGPRITRTPVAELGSLRADSRTWRNETVRDGHDPFAGILADTYEITATFDVASATAGQFGFALHSRGDGSADRTVVYDRAAGTLDGKPLPPTGGEVSLRLLVDRGQLEIFSGDGLFSVADNVNFDSAAVSQGIRLFATGGQVRVKNATFTRLSTSWGTAQPTLESTLAGPWHAAGGSWTDVGAGKQAQVTGDGFYLSASTAGDAEYQGDVRLGTARAAGLTFRATADGAGYTANVDTSGVVKLWRPGRDIATYPTPIAADTTYHLRVRTTGPRIQVWLNHGTAPVIDATDDGYASGRFGANAYQGSATVQNLNTGPAGFTSFTSGPWTAVGGTWTTTPDGVRASSAGDGFYLSDREGTDFTYEGDVSVTNGAAAGLTFRAAADGAGYTANIDTDGLVKLWRPGRDIATYAAPVVEGRTYHLKVQTAGSRIRVWFDHGATPVIDAADTTYPAGRFGLDAYAGNAKAQNLTIT, from the coding sequence GTGGTTCGCAGCGCCCGGGTGTTACTCGTCGTTCTCCTGACCGCCTCGGCACTTCTCGGGCCCGTCGTCCCCGCGACGGCGGGAACCGCCTGGGAGTACCCGGAGTTCCCGTACCCGGCGACCACCTACCAGGAGCCGTTCCGGGGGCAGTTCCACTTCAGCTCGCAGTCCGGGTGGATGAACGACCCCAACGGGCTGGTGTTCGCCAATGGTCTCTACCACTTCTTCTACCAGCACAATCCCCACGGGCTCGAGTGGGACACGATGCACTGGGGCCACGCCACGAGCCCGGACCTGGTGCACTGGACGCAGAAGCCGATCGCGCTGGAGCCGGGCGTGCACCCCGGCACCCTGTTCTCCGGTGGCGGGGTCGTCGACCGCGACAACACCTCGGGACTCAAGACCGGCCCGCTCGACCCGATCGTGGTCTTCTCCGGCACCAACGGCGTCAGCATCTTCGTCAGCAACGACAACGGCCGCAGCTTCCAGGCCTACGACAAGGGGCGCAAGCAGATCGAGATCCCGGAGGAGAGCCGGGACCCGAAGGTGATCCGCGACGACGCGCGGGGGCAGTGGGTGATGGTCGTCTGGTCGAACCGGGGCGGCAACGGCGTCGACGTCTACACCTCGCCGGACCTGCTGCACTGGACCTTCGGCAGCCGGTACGCGGCGGACTGGCTGTTCGAGTGCCCGGACCTGTTCCCGCTGCCACTGGCCGGCGACCGGCGGTGGGTGCTCACCTCGGCGACGGGGGAGTACGTGGTCGGCACCTTCGACGGCACCACCTTCCGCACCGAGCGGCCGCAGCCGAAGAAGATGAACCTCGGCACCACCTACGCCGGGGGCACGTTCTACGCGGCCGAAACCTTCACCGGCGCGCCGGACGGGCGAATGGTCCAGATGGCCTGGCAGGGCGGCAACCGCGGCAGCTCGTGGACCGGCAACGCCACGTTCCCGGTCGCGCTCGGCCTCGTGGACACCCCCGACGGCCCCCGGATCACCCGGACCCCGGTCGCCGAGCTCGGCTCGCTGCGCGCCGACAGCCGGACCTGGCGGAACGAAACCGTGCGCGACGGGCACGATCCCTTCGCCGGGATCCTCGCCGACACCTACGAAATCACCGCGACCTTCGACGTCGCGAGTGCCACCGCCGGCCAGTTCGGCTTCGCGCTGCACAGCCGCGGCGACGGCTCCGCCGACCGCACCGTGGTCTACGACCGTGCGGCGGGCACCCTGGACGGCAAGCCGTTGCCGCCCACCGGCGGCGAGGTCAGCCTGCGCCTGCTGGTGGACCGCGGTCAGCTGGAGATCTTCAGCGGTGACGGGCTGTTCTCCGTCGCCGACAACGTGAACTTCGACTCCGCCGCGGTCAGCCAGGGCATCCGGCTCTTCGCGACCGGCGGGCAGGTGCGGGTGAAGAACGCGACGTTCACCCGGCTGAGCACGAGCTGGGGCACCGCACAGCCGACGCTGGAGAGCACCCTCGCGGGCCCGTGGCATGCGGCGGGCGGCTCGTGGACCGACGTCGGGGCGGGCAAGCAGGCGCAGGTCACCGGCGACGGCTTCTACCTGAGCGCGAGCACCGCGGGCGACGCCGAATACCAGGGCGACGTCCGGCTGGGCACCGCGCGAGCGGCCGGGCTGACGTTCCGGGCGACCGCCGACGGCGCCGGCTACACGGCGAACGTCGACACGAGCGGGGTGGTCAAGCTCTGGCGGCCCGGCCGCGACATCGCGACGTACCCGACGCCCATCGCCGCGGACACCACCTACCACCTCCGGGTCCGGACGACCGGTCCCCGCATCCAGGTCTGGCTGAACCACGGCACCGCCCCGGTCATCGATGCGACCGACGACGGCTACGCGTCGGGCCGGTTCGGGGCGAACGCGTACCAGGGTTCGGCGACCGTGCAGAACCTGAACACGGGACCCGCCGGGTTCACCTCGTTCACCTCCGGCCCGTGGACGGCGGTGGGCGGCACGTGGACCACGACTCCGGACGGCGTGCGCGCCAGCTCGGCCGGGGACGGCTTCTACCTCAGTGACCGCGAAGGCACCGACTTCACCTACGAAGGCGACGTGTCCGTCACCAACGGCGCGGCGGCCGGCCTGACGTTCCGGGCCGCCGCCGACGGCGCCGGCTACACGGCGAACATCGACACCGACGGCCTGGTCAAGCTCTGGCGGCCCGGCCGCGACATCGCGACGTACGCCGCGCCGGTCGTGGAAGGCCGCACCTACCACTTGAAGGTGCAGACGGCCGGCTCGCGGATCCGGGTGTGGTTCGACCACGGCGCCACTCCGGTCATCGACGCGGCCGACACCACCTACCCCGCCGGCCGGTTCGGCCTCGACGCCTACGCCGGCAACGCGAAAGCCCAGAACCTCACGATCACCTGA
- a CDS encoding RNA polymerase sigma factor: MTDPVRAAVDEAFRTEWGHVVATLIRVTGDWDLAEECAQEAFAKALASWPRDGVPRRPGAWLTTAARNRALDKLRRGAAEETRLRGLALTAADDDEAPEPDDVPDDRLRLMFTCCHPALPLEAQVALTLRTLAGLTTPEIARAFLVPEATMAQRIVRAKRKIRNARIPYRVPPAELLPERTSGVLGVLYLLFNEGYAASAGADLVRQSLTAEAIRLARVVAGLLPAAPEAGGLLALMLFHDARRATRTDDAGDLVTLADQDRTRWDRTLIDEGVRVLDEALALGRPGPYQLQAAIAACHATAARAEDTDWARIARLYELVARLNPSPVVELNRAVAVAMADGPAAGLALVDGLAEGGNLAGYHLLPATRADFLRRLGRDEEAVAAYRAALDLAPTGAERRYLARRIGELDP, encoded by the coding sequence GTGACCGACCCCGTCCGCGCGGCTGTCGACGAGGCGTTCCGCACCGAGTGGGGCCACGTCGTCGCCACCCTGATCCGGGTCACCGGCGACTGGGACCTGGCCGAGGAGTGCGCCCAGGAGGCGTTCGCCAAGGCGCTGGCCAGCTGGCCCCGGGACGGCGTGCCGCGCCGCCCCGGGGCGTGGCTGACGACGGCCGCCCGCAACCGGGCTCTGGACAAGCTGCGGCGCGGCGCCGCCGAGGAGACCCGGCTGCGGGGCCTCGCCCTCACGGCCGCGGACGACGACGAGGCGCCGGAGCCGGACGACGTCCCCGACGACCGGCTGCGGCTGATGTTCACCTGCTGCCACCCGGCCCTGCCGTTGGAGGCGCAGGTGGCGCTGACGCTGCGGACCCTCGCCGGGCTGACGACGCCGGAGATCGCCCGCGCTTTCCTGGTGCCCGAAGCGACGATGGCGCAGCGGATCGTGCGCGCCAAGCGGAAGATCCGCAACGCGCGCATCCCCTACCGCGTCCCGCCGGCCGAGCTGCTGCCCGAACGGACGTCAGGGGTGCTCGGCGTGCTCTACCTGCTGTTCAACGAGGGTTATGCGGCCAGCGCCGGAGCCGACCTGGTCCGCCAGTCCCTGACGGCCGAGGCGATCCGGCTCGCGCGCGTCGTCGCCGGGCTGCTCCCGGCCGCACCGGAAGCGGGCGGGCTGCTGGCGCTGATGCTGTTCCACGACGCCCGCCGCGCGACCCGCACCGACGACGCCGGCGACCTGGTCACCCTCGCCGACCAGGACCGCACCCGCTGGGACCGCACGCTGATCGACGAGGGCGTCCGGGTGCTGGACGAGGCGCTGGCCCTCGGCAGGCCGGGCCCGTACCAGCTGCAGGCGGCGATCGCCGCCTGCCACGCGACGGCCGCGCGCGCCGAAGACACGGACTGGGCCCGGATCGCCCGGTTGTACGAGCTGGTGGCGCGGCTGAACCCGTCCCCCGTGGTCGAGCTGAACCGAGCGGTGGCGGTGGCCATGGCCGACGGCCCCGCGGCGGGCCTCGCCCTGGTCGACGGCCTCGCCGAGGGCGGGAACCTGGCCGGCTACCACCTGCTCCCGGCGACGCGCGCGGACTTCCTCCGCCGCTTGGGCCGGGACGAGGAAGCGGTGGCGGCGTACCGGGCGGCGCTGGACCTGGCTCCGACCGGTGCGGAACGCCGGTATCTCGCCCGGCGGATCGGAGAACTGGACCCGTGA
- a CDS encoding YciI family protein yields MKFLMWVCVDPELVGTAEDKPQDWVAEAGERRLEGHRLRPVSDATTLWPRDGGTFVSDGPFAETKEQIAGYDILECADLAEAIDVAAAHPVARFGAIELRPVWG; encoded by the coding sequence ATGAAGTTCCTGATGTGGGTGTGCGTCGACCCCGAACTGGTCGGCACCGCGGAAGACAAGCCGCAGGACTGGGTCGCCGAGGCCGGCGAACGCCGCCTCGAAGGCCACCGGCTGCGGCCGGTCTCCGACGCGACGACGCTGTGGCCGCGGGACGGCGGCACGTTCGTCTCGGACGGTCCCTTCGCCGAGACGAAGGAGCAGATCGCCGGGTACGACATCCTCGAATGCGCCGATCTGGCCGAAGCGATCGACGTCGCCGCGGCGCACCCGGTCGCGCGGTTCGGCGCGATCGAACTGCGCCCGGTGTGGGGGTGA
- a CDS encoding ABC transporter permease, translating into MAGTRTLSWVELKLFLREPITVVFTLALPPLVLYVLAQVFGNAPDPAGRVYGGAGPVDYYTPAYIGLVIVSLGVIGLPVHLASYRERGVLRRFQAARMPAYAILVAQLAVLFAAVLAGSALLLILARLSFHVHWPASWWGVGLAVVLGTLTFAAIGVLLGAVLPTARAAQGIGVLLWFLMMMISGAGPPPEVLGPVLRRIGDFTPLKPLRVAIQDPWLGHGVNWTQMLVLFALLVVCAALSAMALRRRD; encoded by the coding sequence ATGGCCGGCACCCGCACGCTGTCCTGGGTCGAGCTCAAGCTCTTCCTGCGCGAGCCGATCACCGTCGTGTTCACGCTCGCCCTGCCGCCGCTGGTGCTCTACGTGCTGGCCCAGGTGTTCGGCAACGCCCCGGACCCGGCCGGCCGCGTCTACGGCGGCGCCGGCCCGGTCGACTACTACACACCGGCCTACATCGGCCTCGTGATCGTCTCCCTCGGGGTCATCGGGCTCCCGGTGCACCTGGCCTCCTACCGTGAACGCGGGGTGCTGCGCCGGTTCCAGGCGGCCCGCATGCCGGCGTACGCGATCCTCGTCGCGCAGCTGGCCGTGCTGTTCGCCGCGGTGCTGGCCGGCAGCGCGCTGCTGCTGATCCTGGCCCGGCTGAGTTTCCACGTGCACTGGCCGGCCTCCTGGTGGGGCGTGGGCCTCGCGGTCGTCCTCGGCACGCTGACCTTCGCCGCCATCGGCGTGCTGCTCGGCGCGGTCCTGCCCACTGCCCGGGCGGCCCAGGGGATCGGGGTGCTGCTGTGGTTCCTCATGATGATGATCTCCGGTGCCGGCCCGCCGCCCGAGGTGCTCGGCCCGGTGCTGCGCCGCATCGGCGACTTCACGCCGCTGAAGCCGTTGCGGGTGGCGATCCAGGATCCGTGGCTCGGCCACGGCGTGAACTGGACGCAGATGCTGGTCCTGTTCGCCCTTCTCGTCGTCTGCGCCGCCTTGTCGGCCATGGCCCTGCGCCGGCGGGACTAG
- a CDS encoding C2 family cysteine protease: MTESMVGLANPYALAELALGRKVRWSAVLDHEAFVAKTLGVSIDRLCRPVPGNMLVSGAADVREALAETREAATGREKTFSSLARGPVEEMLTKISPAARSRIVGALAGGRRDDRPGYTPDGAEWADPGDFFEEAGEFFDPVQGGLGDCYFIAALSAVAWARPYVIANRPRVTGPQQQDFVDHIDFYSGGLKAIEVSERMPLVQGSHAWIYARSSEPGEIWPAVYEKAYAKWKTGDATDEPDYGPIAGGWPVIATTELTGLPGQTTTCGDVSADDIWATVRSHSLSCRTFNPMTAWTWCQTPTPVDYSDTGIYAYHAYTILGWAYVNGTKYIVLRNPWGDNGPVVDGLPGSWLAYDQSFWRNVPLNSGGVFAIPAGTFKKYYWQFGWAK; this comes from the coding sequence ATGACTGAATCCATGGTCGGCTTGGCGAACCCCTACGCACTCGCCGAACTGGCACTCGGCAGGAAAGTGAGATGGTCCGCGGTCCTGGACCACGAAGCGTTCGTCGCGAAGACGCTGGGCGTCTCGATCGACCGGTTGTGCCGGCCGGTTCCGGGCAACATGCTCGTCAGCGGGGCCGCGGACGTCCGGGAGGCGCTGGCCGAAACCCGCGAAGCGGCCACGGGACGGGAGAAGACCTTCAGCTCGCTGGCGCGGGGGCCCGTCGAGGAGATGCTGACGAAGATCTCCCCCGCGGCCCGGTCCAGGATCGTCGGCGCGCTGGCCGGCGGCCGGCGCGACGACCGGCCGGGCTACACCCCGGACGGCGCCGAGTGGGCCGACCCCGGCGATTTCTTCGAAGAAGCGGGCGAGTTCTTCGATCCGGTCCAAGGCGGGCTGGGCGACTGCTACTTCATCGCCGCGCTGTCCGCGGTCGCGTGGGCACGGCCGTACGTCATCGCGAACCGCCCGCGGGTGACCGGCCCGCAGCAGCAGGACTTCGTCGACCACATCGACTTCTACTCCGGCGGGCTCAAGGCGATCGAGGTTTCGGAGCGGATGCCGCTCGTCCAGGGCAGCCACGCCTGGATCTACGCCCGGTCCTCGGAGCCCGGCGAAATCTGGCCGGCCGTCTACGAGAAGGCCTACGCCAAGTGGAAGACGGGCGACGCCACCGATGAGCCCGACTACGGCCCGATCGCCGGTGGCTGGCCGGTGATCGCGACCACGGAACTGACCGGCCTGCCGGGGCAGACCACGACCTGTGGGGACGTCAGCGCGGACGACATCTGGGCCACCGTCCGCTCCCACTCCCTGTCCTGCCGCACGTTCAACCCGATGACCGCGTGGACCTGGTGCCAGACGCCGACCCCGGTCGACTACTCGGACACGGGCATCTACGCCTACCACGCCTACACGATCCTGGGCTGGGCGTACGTCAACGGCACCAAGTACATCGTGCTGCGCAACCCGTGGGGGGACAACGGCCCGGTCGTCGACGGCCTGCCGGGGAGCTGGCTGGCGTACGACCAGAGCTTCTGGCGGAACGTACCGCTGAACTCGGGCGGCGTCTTCGCGATCCCCGCCGGCACCTTCAAGAAGTACTACTGGCAGTTCGGCTGGGCGAAGTAA